In Tripterygium wilfordii isolate XIE 37 chromosome 23, ASM1340144v1, whole genome shotgun sequence, one genomic interval encodes:
- the LOC119992412 gene encoding putative receptor-like protein kinase At4g00960, with amino-acid sequence MQQKRKRYFGNHHCTLLQQTSTLDYILYLCYTTGNFTSNSTYANNRYQILSSLASNVSTNSGFFNTSIGQEPNKVYALGLCRGDATSESCFDCVNSASQELMAQCPYQKEALSWGADPPCIIRYTNRSFFGILELDPVDSGYNTADISSNITEFDQIWEALMERVIDRASSGSSRIKYATEEVKLSEFQDIHALMQCTPDLSQSDCRECLRESVSSFQRCCSGKQGGYVQRPNCIFRWDLYSFYNASASPPAPPPPSLSPPPSPSSNSSPGTTNTTNANDDNDGSIEPGTIAAIVVPTVTFIAFLALTCIFLIQRRRKRYQQVKNADEVEKVKSLQFDLGTIRNATDNFSDANKLGQGGFGAVYKGTLPDGQYVAVKRLSRHSSQGEVEFKNEVLLMTKLHHRNLVRLLGFCLAGSERLLIYEFVPNSSLDHFIFDPTKRALLNWQNRYRIVGGIARGLLYLHEDSRLRIIHRDLKAGNIMLDEEMSPKISDFGMAKLFEVDQTQDDTSRVVGTYGYMAPEYAMHGHFSIKSDVYSFGVLVLEIISGQRINHFHYGEEAEDLLTFAWKNWNVGTVSNLLDPTLRVGSRSEMMRCIHIGLLCVQENVASRPTMASVVLMLSSSSVSLSAPLRPAFFSGTFVDSEASASATTADQSKS; translated from the exons ATGCAGCAGAAGAGGAAGAGATATTTTGGAAACCACCACTGCACTCTTCTTCAACAAACCAGCACTTTAGATTACATTCTCTATCT GTGTTACACCACAGGAAATTTTACATCTAATAGTACCTATGCCAATAATCGATACCAAATCCTCTCTTCTCTGGCTTCCAATGTCTCTACAAATAGTGGTTTCTTTAATACCAGCATCGGCCAAGAACCCAACAAAGTATACGCTCTTGGGCTTTGCAGAGGAGATGCTACATCAGAGTCTTGTTTTGATTGTGTCAACTCTGCCAGTCAAGAACTCATGGCACAGTGTCCATACCAGAAAGAGGCACTTTCTTGGGGAGCTGATCCTCCATGTATTATACGCTATACAAACCGCTCTTTTTTCGGAATACTGGAGCTAGATCCTGTGGATTCTGGCTATAATACTGCTGACATATCTTCAAATATAACAGAGTTTGATCAGATCTgggaagctttgatggaaaggGTGATTGACAGAGCTTCAAGTGGCTCTTCCAGGATTAAGTATGCCACAGAGGAAGTGAAACTGTCTGAGTTTCAGGATATACATGCTCTGATGCAGTGTACGCCAGATCTGTCTCAGAGCGACTGCAGAGAGTGCCTAAGAGAAAGCGTAAGTAGTTTTCAGAGGTGCTGCAGCGGAAAGCAAGGAGGTTATGTTCAGAGACCTAACTGTATTTTTCGGTGGGATTTGTATTCCTTTTACAATGCTTCTGCGTCTCCTCCAGCTCCTCCACCTCCGTCACTGTCTCCTCCTCCATCTCCGTCAAGTAATTCTTCTCCAGGGACAACCAATACAACAAATGCAAACG ATGATAATGATGGCAGCATTGAACCTGGAACTATTGCAGCTATTGTTGTTCCTACAGTTACTTTCATCGCATTTCTTGCCCTCACTTGCATCTTTCTGATCCAAAGGAGAAGAAAGCGATATCAGCAGGTCAAAA ATGCAGATGAAGTTGAGAAAGTGAAATCCTTGCAATTTGACTTGGGGACGATAAGAAATGCAACTGATAACTTTTCTGATGCAAATAAGCTTGGACAAGGGGGATTTGGTGCTGTTTACAAG GGTACTCTTCCGGATGGACAATATGTAGCGGTGAAGAGGCTGTCTAGACATTCAAGTCAAGGAGAAGTAGAATTTAAGAACGAGGTGTTGTTAATGACGAAGCTTCACCACAGGAATCTGGTCAGGCTTCTGGGTTTCTGCTTGGCAGGAAGTGAAAGGCTTCTCATATATGAATTTGTGCCTAACTCGAGCCTCGATCACTTCATTTTTG ATCCAACGAAGCGTGCTCTACTGAATTGGCAAAATCGTTACAGAATTGTTGGGGGCATTGCGCGAGGACTTCTTTACCTTCATGAAGATTCTCGACTGCGAATTATTCATCGCGATCTCAAAGCAGGCAACATAATGTTGGATGAAGAAATGAGTCCCAAGATCTCGGATTTTGGAATGGCAAAATTGTTTGAAGTGGACCAAACTCAAGACGATACAAGCAGAGTCGTGGGCACCTA TGGATATATGGCTCCGGAGTATGCAATGCATGGACACTTCTCTATTAAATCTGATGTGTATAGCTTTGGCGTTTTGGTATTGGAGATCATCAGCGGTCAAAGGATTAATCATTTCCATTATGGGGAAGAGGCTGAGGACCTCCTAACTTTT GCTTGGAAAAACTGGAATGTAGGGACAGTGTCAAATTTGCTAGATCCGACACTGAGGGTTGGTTCGAGAAGTGAAATGATGAGGTGTATCCACATTGGACTACTATGTGTTCAAGAAAATGTAGCCAGTAGACCAACCATGGCTTCAGTTGTTCTAATG